From Nitrosopumilus zosterae, the proteins below share one genomic window:
- a CDS encoding 3-isopropylmalate dehydratase large subunit, which yields MNIAEKILARASGKSSVAPDDVVFANVDKVMVHDVSGPGVIKVFDKLKKQGISVDKLWDPTKVWVAEDHFVPSAEKVSAENIAKLSNFTKQYGIEKHFKYGMGQYGICHTISHEEAMVMPGDVYVGGDSHTNTTGALGAFACGLGHTDVAYVLLNGKIWFKVPETMYFKLNGKLPDHIMAKDLILKIIGDIGTDGGAYRTMQFGGSGIDAMSVESRLTMCNMTTEAGAKNGIVEPDQKVVDYLSSRGATNFNLIKGDDDAEYSKIFEYEASEMEPTIAKPFSPENVSIVRESPNVELDKSYIGSCTGAKYEDLEAAARILKGRTVKIRTEILPAAISIYKRAMENGLLKIFLDAGATVGPPTCGACCGAHMGVLAKDEICISTTNRNFPGRMGHVESQTYLASPLVAAASAVTGKITDPRDLE from the coding sequence ATGAATATTGCTGAGAAGATTCTTGCACGTGCTTCTGGAAAATCATCAGTTGCCCCTGATGATGTGGTTTTTGCCAATGTTGACAAGGTAATGGTACATGATGTGTCTGGACCAGGCGTAATCAAGGTATTTGATAAACTAAAGAAGCAAGGAATCTCGGTTGACAAATTATGGGATCCTACCAAGGTTTGGGTTGCCGAAGATCATTTTGTGCCATCTGCTGAAAAAGTATCAGCTGAAAATATTGCGAAACTATCAAATTTTACTAAACAGTATGGAATTGAAAAACACTTCAAGTATGGAATGGGGCAATATGGAATTTGTCATACTATTTCTCATGAAGAGGCAATGGTGATGCCTGGAGATGTGTATGTGGGAGGAGATTCTCATACAAATACTACTGGCGCATTAGGTGCATTTGCATGTGGACTGGGACACACTGATGTTGCATATGTTTTGTTAAACGGAAAGATTTGGTTCAAGGTTCCAGAAACTATGTATTTTAAGCTAAATGGAAAATTGCCAGATCATATTATGGCCAAAGATTTGATTCTAAAAATTATCGGGGATATTGGAACTGATGGTGGTGCATACCGAACAATGCAGTTTGGTGGAAGCGGAATCGATGCAATGTCTGTTGAGAGCAGATTGACAATGTGTAATATGACTACAGAGGCTGGTGCAAAAAATGGAATTGTGGAGCCAGACCAAAAAGTAGTTGATTATCTTTCAAGCCGAGGCGCTACGAATTTTAATTTAATTAAAGGAGATGATGATGCAGAGTATTCCAAAATTTTTGAGTATGAAGCATCAGAGATGGAGCCAACTATTGCAAAACCATTTTCTCCTGAAAATGTTTCAATTGTACGGGAATCTCCAAATGTTGAATTGGACAAATCATACATTGGCTCTTGTACTGGAGCAAAATATGAAGACTTGGAAGCAGCTGCAAGAATTCTCAAAGGAAGAACAGTGAAGATTAGAACTGAAATTTTACCTGCAGCAATTTCAATTTACAAACGTGCAATGGAGAATGGATTATTGAAAATATTTCTTGATGCTGGAGCGACAGTAGGTCCACCTACATGTGGTGCTTGCTGCGGTGCACATATGGGAGTATTGGCAAAAGATGAAATCTGCATAAGTACTACAAACAGAAATTTTCCTGGCAGAATGGGGCATGTTGAATCTCAGACGTATCTTGCTTCTCCACTGGTCGCAGCTGCTTCTGCAGTTACTGGCAAAATTACTGATCCGAGGGATTTAGAATGA
- the rplM gene encoding 50S ribosomal protein L13: MAEQVIRTDRPIVVDGTNHIAGRLSSYVAKLLIKGNRVSIVNCEKIMMSGTRVNQIKEYREFLEINSVINPKHGPVHYRRPDTLIAKMIRQMLPFDRKPSGKESYQRLRTYIGSPKEIKSLEKIQFEKAKIKKTAANYTSVGELCRIIGWTE, from the coding sequence TTGGCTGAGCAAGTCATAAGAACTGATAGGCCAATAGTAGTAGATGGAACAAATCACATCGCTGGAAGATTATCATCATATGTTGCAAAATTACTAATCAAAGGAAATAGAGTTTCAATTGTAAATTGTGAAAAAATCATGATGAGTGGAACTAGAGTAAACCAAATCAAAGAATATAGAGAATTTTTAGAAATTAACAGTGTCATTAATCCAAAACACGGACCAGTGCATTATAGAAGACCAGATACGCTAATTGCAAAAATGATTCGACAAATGTTACCATTTGATAGAAAACCATCTGGAAAAGAGTCATACCAAAGACTAAGAACATACATTGGGTCTCCAAAAGAAATCAAATCACTAGAGAAAATTCAATTTGAAAAAGCAAAAATTAAAAAAACTGCTGCAAACTATACAAGCGTAGGCGAATTATGCAGAATTATAGGGTGGACTGAATGA
- a CDS encoding Vms1/Ankzf1 family peptidyl-tRNA hydrolase, with amino-acid sequence MKNNSNTGISPSEWLSINRFLYEVKQIDTLCVSVYYPYGKGQETMSLLEETKRNEFFEKIESKIEQKIADLKDNPISVGKFAKTLCIFGWIKNNKVNIKVIGTSKKLPYVYMASKKPFIKPFKDILKTNYDVLLVTLDQKSARIQKFHGSKIVLESKLRIDLQGRHRKGGQSQGRFLRARQTKIHVFFKKIAKRLCEVDLNSDLILLGGNGQAKTEFYDELDSELAKKCVFVENLSFSTSINDIEKKIIHHLYQHRRKYVAEIIKKYESLVKKGLTAKRNDVIFKALETGAVDTLIVSANYYSDSQFKKIMKMLELAKNTSCKIEFASSPKIIQKLELDNSVIAILRYKIK; translated from the coding sequence GTGAAAAATAATTCCAATACTGGCATTTCTCCTTCTGAGTGGCTATCAATTAACCGATTTCTGTATGAAGTTAAACAGATTGATACTTTGTGCGTATCTGTGTATTATCCGTATGGCAAGGGACAAGAAACTATGTCTTTGCTAGAAGAAACAAAGCGAAATGAATTCTTTGAAAAAATTGAATCAAAAATTGAACAAAAAATTGCAGATCTCAAAGACAACCCAATTTCTGTAGGCAAGTTTGCAAAAACACTGTGTATTTTTGGATGGATAAAAAACAACAAAGTAAACATCAAAGTGATTGGGACATCAAAAAAACTCCCATATGTATACATGGCAAGCAAAAAACCATTCATCAAACCATTCAAAGATATTTTGAAAACCAATTATGATGTTTTGTTAGTAACACTAGATCAAAAATCTGCACGAATACAAAAATTCCATGGAAGTAAAATTGTATTGGAATCAAAACTTCGAATTGACTTACAAGGAAGACATAGAAAAGGGGGACAGAGTCAGGGAAGGTTCCTAAGGGCAAGGCAAACAAAAATTCATGTTTTCTTTAAGAAAATTGCAAAGAGACTATGTGAGGTGGATTTGAATTCAGATTTGATTCTGTTGGGTGGGAACGGTCAAGCAAAAACCGAATTCTATGATGAACTTGATTCAGAGTTGGCAAAAAAATGTGTGTTTGTAGAAAATTTGTCTTTTTCAACATCAATCAATGACATTGAAAAGAAAATAATTCATCATCTTTATCAGCATCGAAGAAAATACGTAGCAGAAATTATTAAAAAATATGAAAGTCTAGTCAAAAAAGGACTCACAGCAAAAAGAAATGATGTTATCTTCAAAGCTTTGGAAACTGGAGCAGTTGATACTCTAATTGTCTCTGCAAATTATTACAGTGATTCCCAATTTAAAAAAATAATGAAAATGTTGGAGCTTGCAAAAAACACCTCATGCAAAATAGAGTTTGCATCTTCTCCAAAAATTATCCAAAAACTAGAACTTGATAATTCAGTTATAGCCATTCTTAGATACAAAATAAAGTAA
- a CDS encoding DNA-directed RNA polymerase subunit D → MDFEDFVQDLSSLEVISKDNHKIAIKLKGIPLQYANALRRVCLNGVPVFAIDTVDIIENSSVLPDEGLAHRLGLIPLKTDLNRFNEPSKCDCKSETGCSNCRVMLVLDSGDSDVTRTILSNELSSEDETVKAVSDKIPIVQLAPGQRIKIECYARLGRGTEHAKWNSANISTLIDTDKENEKVLTVESTGALDPEQIVLAGVEEVSNKLGQFKETIGQIEE, encoded by the coding sequence GTGGACTTTGAAGATTTTGTTCAAGATTTGTCATCCTTAGAGGTAATTAGCAAAGATAATCACAAAATAGCTATAAAGCTAAAAGGCATACCATTACAATATGCAAATGCATTAAGACGCGTGTGTCTTAACGGCGTTCCAGTCTTTGCAATTGATACAGTAGACATTATTGAGAATTCCTCAGTATTGCCTGACGAAGGGCTAGCACACAGACTTGGACTAATTCCATTAAAAACAGACTTGAATAGATTTAATGAGCCATCAAAATGTGATTGTAAAAGTGAGACAGGGTGTTCAAACTGCAGGGTGATGTTAGTGTTAGATTCTGGAGATTCGGATGTTACAAGAACCATTCTTTCAAACGAATTGTCTTCTGAGGATGAAACAGTAAAGGCAGTTTCAGATAAAATCCCAATTGTTCAACTAGCACCAGGTCAGAGAATCAAAATAGAATGCTATGCAAGACTTGGACGCGGAACAGAACACGCAAAATGGAATTCTGCAAACATTTCAACATTAATTGATACGGATAAAGAAAACGAGAAAGTGCTTACCGTAGAATCAACTGGTGCATTAGATCCAGAACAGATTGTTCTTGCAGGTGTGGAAGAAGTAAGCAACAAACTAGGCCAATTCAAAGAAACTATTGGTCAAATTGAAGAGTAA
- a CDS encoding 2-oxoacid:ferredoxin oxidoreductase subunit beta, whose amino-acid sequence MALKLADYKTDVHNDWCPGCGDFGIVNAIQMALAEMGIQRDKATMFSGIGCSGKTSHYINTYGIHTLHGRVLTFAQGAKIANPEMTVVAVGGDGDGLGIGAGHFVAAGRRNVDMTYIIFDNGVYGLTKGQASPTLKLGEKTKSLPSPNTNFNVNPIGLAVASGFTFVARGYSYDVRHLKDLIIQAVKHKGLSFLDVLQPCPTYNDINTRDWYAGADLVDEAQKRHSRIYKLEEQGYDPVVHYDSVAEANEKLSQSLIKSLEWDTKIPIGVFYKNETISPYTQRLQDKIPNYLENPPAKQTISENGQPMTDISTILDSLEV is encoded by the coding sequence ATGGCGCTTAAACTTGCAGACTATAAAACAGATGTACACAATGATTGGTGTCCTGGATGTGGCGATTTTGGAATTGTAAATGCAATTCAGATGGCTTTAGCTGAGATGGGCATTCAAAGAGATAAAGCAACAATGTTTTCTGGAATTGGCTGCTCCGGAAAGACATCTCACTACATCAATACTTATGGAATTCATACCTTGCATGGACGTGTTTTGACATTTGCACAAGGTGCAAAGATTGCAAATCCTGAGATGACTGTTGTTGCCGTTGGTGGTGATGGTGATGGGTTGGGAATTGGCGCAGGGCATTTTGTTGCAGCAGGAAGAAGAAATGTGGACATGACTTACATAATTTTTGATAACGGTGTTTATGGTTTAACCAAAGGTCAAGCATCCCCTACACTCAAACTAGGAGAGAAGACAAAATCATTGCCTTCCCCAAATACAAATTTCAACGTTAATCCAATCGGATTGGCTGTTGCAAGTGGATTCACTTTTGTTGCTAGAGGATATTCATATGATGTTAGACATCTCAAAGACTTGATTATTCAGGCAGTAAAACACAAAGGATTGTCTTTTTTGGATGTATTGCAGCCATGTCCAACTTACAATGATATCAATACTCGAGATTGGTATGCGGGAGCTGATTTAGTTGATGAGGCACAAAAGAGGCATTCTAGAATTTACAAACTAGAAGAGCAAGGATATGATCCCGTAGTTCATTATGATTCAGTAGCAGAAGCAAATGAAAAATTATCCCAATCACTAATCAAATCTCTAGAATGGGACACCAAGATTCCAATTGGTGTTTTTTACAAAAATGAGACTATCTCTCCTTACACTCAAAGATTGCAAGACAAGATTCCAAACTATCTTGAAAATCCCCCTGCTAAACAAACCATATCTGAAAATGGCCAACCTATGACGGATATCTCTACAATATTGGATTCACTGGAAGTATAA
- a CDS encoding 50S ribosomal protein L18e, whose product MTNQVVIQMAKDLKKASTKNDAPIWAKLAEYALKPSIARRDLNLNRIGQLTKENDIVVFPGKVLGTGIVPHKITLFSFSISNTAASKIVEKGGKIISYSDLIEQNPTGKGVVLLG is encoded by the coding sequence ATGACTAATCAAGTAGTTATCCAGATGGCAAAGGATCTGAAAAAGGCATCAACTAAAAATGACGCTCCAATTTGGGCAAAATTAGCAGAGTATGCACTAAAACCATCTATTGCAAGAAGAGATCTCAACTTGAATAGAATTGGACAACTAACAAAAGAAAATGATATCGTAGTATTTCCAGGTAAGGTTCTAGGGACAGGCATCGTTCCTCATAAAATTACATTATTCTCATTTTCAATTTCAAATACTGCTGCAAGCAAAATCGTAGAGAAAGGTGGAAAGATAATTAGTTATTCAGATTTGATTGAACAAAATCCAACAGGAAAAGGAGTCGTATTACTTGGCTGA
- the leuD gene encoding 3-isopropylmalate dehydratase small subunit — protein sequence MEPFQNISGIVTPLDKVNVDTDQIVPKQFLKLVQKSGFGKFLFFNWRYDENGNKKSDFVLNESKYDGSKILVTGDNFGCGSSREHAVWALKDYGFSVIIAPSFADIFFSNCFKNGILPISLDEKTVDSLQNEKDPISVDLKNQTIKTSSQEIHFDIDSHLKKILLEGLDDIAQTFQYEDKITEFEKNSKIPSVL from the coding sequence ATGGAACCGTTTCAAAATATATCCGGCATTGTCACACCACTTGATAAAGTAAATGTTGATACTGATCAAATTGTTCCAAAGCAATTCCTTAAACTTGTTCAAAAGTCTGGATTTGGAAAGTTCTTGTTTTTTAATTGGAGATATGACGAAAATGGAAACAAAAAATCTGATTTTGTCTTAAATGAGTCAAAGTATGACGGATCTAAAATCTTAGTTACCGGTGATAATTTTGGATGCGGTTCTAGTCGTGAACATGCCGTTTGGGCTCTAAAAGACTATGGTTTTTCAGTAATAATCGCACCATCTTTTGCTGATATCTTCTTTAGCAACTGCTTCAAAAATGGAATCCTGCCAATTTCCCTTGATGAAAAAACAGTTGATTCACTTCAAAACGAAAAAGATCCCATCAGCGTAGACTTGAAAAACCAAACCATCAAAACTTCCTCTCAAGAAATTCATTTTGATATTGACTCTCATTTGAAAAAGATTCTCTTAGAGGGATTAGATGATATTGCACAGACTTTTCAATACGAAGATAAAATTACAGAGTTTGAAAAGAACTCTAAAATCCCATCTGTTTTATAA
- a CDS encoding nucleotidyltransferase family protein, whose amino-acid sequence MKAIILAGGKGTRGKPYTEYFPKAMSPINGKPLIDYVVKYLKSFSFIKEIIIISDFTGLGGQIKNYYENQEGVTFVQDSQSGTGGDLLHIENRLKGESEFVLWFVDNLCAIDLKKMKEQFVDKKSTACIATRSKRKEETGFAVVKDGIIQEFKEKPVMKLQHSECLGIYMLGIDVIKRIKAKAKQKEINLSYDILQQLSKEGKISAYDIGDVEWIDAESPMVLERNGKTVKKIIKQMGF is encoded by the coding sequence GTGAAGGCCATAATTTTAGCTGGCGGCAAAGGTACTAGAGGCAAACCATACACAGAATATTTTCCAAAGGCAATGTCACCAATTAATGGAAAGCCACTAATTGACTATGTCGTAAAATATCTAAAATCATTTAGTTTCATAAAAGAGATAATCATAATTTCTGATTTCACAGGATTAGGCGGACAAATCAAAAATTACTATGAAAATCAAGAGGGCGTCACCTTTGTTCAAGATTCTCAAAGTGGTACTGGAGGGGATCTGCTTCACATCGAGAACAGACTCAAAGGCGAATCAGAATTTGTATTATGGTTTGTAGATAACTTGTGCGCAATAGACCTAAAAAAGATGAAAGAGCAGTTTGTAGATAAAAAAAGTACTGCATGTATTGCAACAAGATCAAAAAGAAAAGAAGAAACTGGATTCGCAGTAGTCAAAGATGGAATAATTCAAGAATTCAAAGAAAAACCAGTTATGAAATTGCAGCACTCCGAATGTTTGGGAATCTACATGTTAGGGATTGATGTCATCAAAAGAATAAAGGCCAAAGCAAAACAAAAGGAGATCAATTTGTCATATGATATTTTGCAGCAACTATCAAAGGAAGGAAAAATTAGTGCGTATGACATTGGAGATGTAGAATGGATTGATGCAGAATCTCCAATGGTTTTAGAGCGAAATGGGAAAACAGTAAAGAAGATTATAAAACAGATGGGATTTTAG
- the rpsI gene encoding 30S ribosomal protein S9, with protein MTTPKTEIYFATRKRASAHVYITKGQGKVRINNIPVEMIPQETAREVILGPLEITGDLRDKIDISVRVRGGGFMGQASAAATGITRALIGWTKSKKDPKDHPFPKSTREDLRKRITDFDKYLVSGDARQKEPKKFGGPGARRRKQKSYR; from the coding sequence ATGACAACTCCAAAAACAGAAATTTATTTTGCAACCAGAAAAAGAGCTAGTGCACATGTCTACATTACAAAGGGACAAGGTAAAGTAAGAATTAACAACATTCCGGTCGAAATGATTCCTCAAGAAACTGCTCGTGAAGTAATTCTAGGACCACTAGAAATCACAGGTGACTTGAGAGACAAAATTGATATTTCTGTAAGAGTTAGAGGTGGAGGTTTTATGGGGCAAGCCAGTGCAGCAGCAACTGGAATTACTAGAGCACTCATTGGATGGACAAAATCTAAAAAAGATCCAAAAGATCATCCTTTTCCAAAATCCACTAGAGAAGATCTTCGAAAACGAATCACGGATTTTGATAAGTACCTAGTCAGCGGAGATGCCAGGCAGAAAGAACCAAAGAAATTTGGCGGACCTGGTGCTAGAAGAAGAAAGCAGAAATCATACCGTTAG
- the leuC gene encoding 3-isopropylmalate dehydratase large subunit, whose translation MGKTLFEKIWESHVIVEKPNSPSLIYIDRHLVHEVTSPQAFDGLRMNNRKVRRPDLTIATMDHNVPTNDRSLPILDQTSAVQIQTLEKNCKDFGITLFDINSPNQGIVHVIGPQLGITLPGSTIVCGDSHTSTHGAFGALALGIGTSDVEHVLASQTMWLEKPKPFEIRVEGKRKNPHAVTAKDIVLSIIKNIGTGGGTGTVIEYRGEGIEDLSMEQRMTICNMSIEAGARAGLIAPDEKTFDYLRGRKYTPRNYESLVDTWKVYLKTDADAKFEKQFTLHIDDIAPQVSWGTNPGMTCDVTESIPSPDDYSKGDPNQKKGAQKALDYMDLKPGTPIEEIKIDRVFIGSCTNARLEDLIEASRVVRGQKISPNVRAMVVPGSQMVKKQAEEMGLDKIFIDANFEWREAGCSMCLGMNPDILSPGERCASTSNRNFEGRQGTGGRTHLVSPVMAAAAAIHGHFVDVRKLDLN comes from the coding sequence ATGGGTAAAACTCTTTTTGAAAAAATCTGGGAATCTCATGTTATAGTTGAAAAACCAAACAGTCCTTCTCTAATTTACATTGACAGACACTTAGTACATGAAGTAACATCTCCTCAGGCTTTTGATGGATTAAGAATGAATAACAGAAAGGTTCGCCGACCTGATCTTACTATAGCTACCATGGATCATAATGTTCCAACAAATGATAGATCTCTGCCAATATTGGATCAAACATCTGCTGTTCAAATTCAAACACTAGAAAAAAATTGCAAAGATTTTGGAATTACCCTATTTGATATTAACAGCCCAAATCAGGGAATAGTACATGTGATTGGACCTCAGTTGGGGATTACTTTACCTGGCTCTACAATTGTCTGCGGCGACAGTCATACCTCAACTCATGGAGCATTTGGTGCATTGGCATTGGGAATTGGAACTAGTGATGTGGAACACGTATTGGCATCACAAACTATGTGGCTAGAAAAACCAAAACCTTTTGAAATCCGAGTGGAGGGAAAAAGAAAGAACCCTCATGCAGTAACTGCCAAAGACATCGTGCTTTCTATTATCAAAAATATTGGAACTGGAGGTGGAACAGGCACAGTAATTGAGTACAGGGGAGAGGGAATAGAGGATCTATCAATGGAGCAGAGGATGACGATATGCAATATGTCCATCGAGGCAGGCGCAAGAGCAGGTTTGATTGCGCCTGATGAGAAAACCTTTGATTACCTAAGGGGCCGAAAGTACACTCCGAGAAATTACGAGTCTCTAGTTGACACATGGAAAGTATATCTGAAGACTGATGCTGATGCAAAATTTGAAAAACAATTCACTTTACACATTGATGATATTGCACCTCAAGTTAGTTGGGGAACAAATCCTGGAATGACTTGTGATGTAACTGAATCAATTCCATCTCCAGATGATTATTCAAAAGGTGATCCCAATCAAAAGAAGGGTGCACAAAAAGCACTTGATTACATGGATCTTAAACCCGGAACTCCGATTGAAGAAATAAAAATCGACCGAGTGTTCATTGGCTCATGCACCAATGCACGATTAGAAGATCTTATTGAAGCATCAAGAGTTGTAAGGGGGCAAAAAATTTCCCCAAACGTTAGAGCAATGGTGGTTCCAGGTTCTCAAATGGTAAAAAAACAAGCAGAGGAAATGGGTCTTGATAAAATCTTCATTGATGCCAACTTTGAATGGAGAGAAGCCGGATGCAGTATGTGTCTTGGAATGAATCCTGATATTCTATCCCCTGGTGAGAGATGCGCAAGTACCTCAAACAGAAATTTTGAAGGAAGACAGGGAACTGGTGGAAGAACTCACTTAGTAAGTCCAGTAATGGCTGCTGCTGCTGCAATACACGGGCATTTCGTTGACGTTAGGAAATTGGATTTGAATTAG
- a CDS encoding coenzyme F420-0:L-glutamate ligase, translating to MQLTVLPLLSERKEERFDVFDALLETLEKNNAELQEGDVLVISTKYISNSQGRIVDLSKIKASQEGLKISKKYQLKPEIAEIIIRESDKIFGGIGGFVITSSDNIMAPNAGIDKSNAKKGNAILYPQNPYLISEQIRRKIFLKMSVHVGIILADSRLMPARIGTSGVAVACAGIEPVLDMRAKKDLDGNPLKVTFQAVVDNIATIANYKMGEGGESKPFAIVRNSEAKLTDRKINPSETAISPDQCVYVRGLSNHP from the coding sequence ATGCAGTTAACCGTTTTACCATTATTATCGGAAAGAAAGGAAGAGAGATTTGATGTTTTCGATGCGTTACTTGAAACTTTGGAAAAAAACAATGCAGAATTGCAAGAAGGCGATGTTTTAGTCATTTCAACAAAATACATTTCAAACTCACAAGGAAGAATAGTTGATCTTTCAAAAATCAAAGCATCTCAAGAAGGTTTGAAGATTTCAAAAAAATATCAATTAAAGCCAGAGATTGCAGAAATCATCATTAGAGAATCAGACAAAATTTTCGGGGGAATTGGAGGATTTGTAATTACATCATCAGACAACATAATGGCACCAAATGCTGGCATCGATAAATCTAATGCAAAAAAAGGCAATGCAATTCTGTATCCTCAAAACCCATATCTAATTTCAGAGCAAATTCGAAGAAAAATTTTCTTAAAGATGTCAGTTCATGTAGGAATAATTCTTGCAGATAGCAGACTAATGCCTGCAAGAATTGGAACGTCGGGAGTTGCAGTAGCATGTGCAGGAATAGAGCCAGTTTTAGACATGAGAGCAAAAAAAGATCTTGATGGCAATCCATTAAAGGTCACATTTCAAGCAGTAGTTGACAACATTGCAACTATTGCAAATTACAAAATGGGTGAAGGTGGAGAATCAAAACCATTTGCAATTGTTAGAAACTCAGAAGCTAAACTAACTGATAGAAAGATAAATCCTTCAGAAACGGCAATATCTCCAGATCAGTGCGTCTATGTCAGAGGATTATCAAATCATCCATAA
- the leuD gene encoding 3-isopropylmalate dehydratase small subunit (catalyzes the isomerization between 2-isopropylmalate and 3-isopropylmalate in leucine biosynthesis) → MKGNIIKYAQDNIDTDVIIPGQYLKVHDYAELATHAMEGLDPDFHSKVKEGDFILSGKNFGCGSSREHAPIALSHSGIKAVLALSFARIFYRNAVDGAFLLPIEIEQDAYDGIAEGDEVEINLSANEIKNITKNQTYTMKPFSEIIGKIIAAGGLFKYKPDQD, encoded by the coding sequence ATGAAAGGAAATATCATAAAATATGCTCAAGATAACATCGACACTGATGTAATTATCCCAGGTCAGTATCTCAAGGTACATGATTATGCAGAACTTGCAACTCATGCAATGGAGGGACTCGATCCTGACTTTCATTCAAAAGTAAAAGAAGGCGATTTTATTTTATCTGGAAAGAATTTTGGATGTGGCTCAAGTAGAGAACATGCGCCAATTGCATTGTCTCATTCAGGAATAAAGGCAGTACTTGCATTATCTTTTGCAAGAATTTTTTACAGAAATGCAGTAGATGGTGCATTTTTGTTGCCAATTGAAATTGAACAAGATGCATATGATGGAATTGCAGAAGGCGACGAAGTTGAAATTAATCTATCTGCAAATGAAATTAAAAATATTACAAAAAACCAGACCTACACAATGAAACCATTCTCAGAAATTATAGGGAAAATTATTGCTGCAGGTGGTCTCTTCAAGTACAAGCCTGACCAGGATTAA